The proteins below are encoded in one region of Desulfobacterales bacterium:
- the carB gene encoding carbamoyl-phosphate synthase large subunit translates to MPKRDDIHKILIIGAGPIIISQACEFDYSGTQACKALKEEGYEVVLVNSNPATIMTDPEMADCTYIEPVTPKSVEMIIEKERPDALLPTLGGQTGLNTAVAVSEKGILEKYGVEMIGANLESIQKAEARDQFRWAMEKIGLRSPKSDFAQDMETVWRIADKIGYPIIVRPSFTLGGTGGGVAYNPEDLKNMAEAGLDASMTTQVMIEESVLGWKEYELEVMRDKNDNVVIVCAIENMDPMGVHTGDSITVAPAQTLTDREYQLMRDASIAILREIGVDTGGSNVQFAVNPETGEMLVIEMNPRVSRSSALASKATGFPIAKIAAKLAVGYTLDELPNDITGETVAAFEPSLDYCVVKIPRWTFEKFPEAEDVLTTSMRSVGETMAIGRTFKEALQKCLRSLEINRYGLGADGKDHLDAEAFPESAEEIERLLARPTSNRIFYLRYALLAGMPIETIYGLTGIDPWFLHQLKQIVDMEDRVKETGAPLPSELLARAKSFGFSDFQLGVLSGTDEKTIRDQRKSQKIRPVYKLVDTCAAEFEAATPYYYSTYEQENEARVSARKKIMILGGGPNRIGQGIEFDYCCVHASFALRELGIESIMVNSNPETVSTDYDTSDKLYFEPLTHEDVLHIVETEKPDGVIVQFGGQTPLNLSIPLLESGAPVIGTHPKSIARAEDRKQFQAMLNKLDLKQAPNDTAMSVSEALNVAERIGFPVIVRPSYVLGGRAMKIVYDGQTLENFTRLALIASPDHPVLIDKFLEDAVEVDVDAVCDGRETIIGGIMEHIEAAGVHSGDSACVLPPYSLTTDEIESVTAATKAMAKELDVIGLMNVQYAIKDGHLYVLEVNPRASRTIPFVSKASGVPLAKIATKVMLGWRLAELGLTAETVPAHISVKEAVMPFDRFPDVDTLLGPEMKSTGEVMGIDKEFGRAYAKAQIGAGQHLPVDGDVFISVQDSDKQAVLPVAAAFRDIGFEIIATRGTSEFFSNNGIENRMINKVSVGRPHVVDAILNREIHLVINTGTGDETRRDGYMIRRAALKFGIPYATTIAGAKAMSRGIAALKQKALTVAPIQSYHQ, encoded by the coding sequence ATGCCCAAACGAGACGACATCCATAAAATTCTGATCATCGGCGCCGGCCCCATCATCATCAGCCAGGCCTGCGAGTTCGATTATTCCGGCACCCAGGCCTGCAAGGCGTTAAAGGAAGAGGGCTACGAAGTGGTGCTCGTCAACAGCAACCCGGCGACCATCATGACCGATCCGGAGATGGCGGACTGCACCTATATCGAGCCGGTAACCCCGAAATCGGTGGAAATGATTATTGAAAAGGAGCGCCCCGATGCCCTGCTGCCCACCCTGGGCGGCCAGACGGGGTTAAATACCGCCGTGGCGGTTTCGGAAAAGGGGATATTGGAAAAATACGGCGTCGAGATGATCGGTGCCAACCTTGAATCGATTCAAAAGGCGGAAGCCAGGGACCAGTTCCGCTGGGCCATGGAAAAAATCGGGCTGCGGAGCCCCAAAAGCGATTTTGCGCAAGATATGGAGACGGTGTGGCGGATTGCCGATAAGATCGGCTACCCCATTATCGTGCGGCCGAGCTTTACCCTGGGCGGCACCGGCGGCGGGGTGGCCTATAACCCGGAAGACTTGAAAAACATGGCCGAGGCGGGCCTGGATGCCAGCATGACCACCCAGGTAATGATCGAGGAGTCGGTGCTCGGATGGAAGGAATACGAACTCGAGGTCATGCGGGATAAAAACGATAATGTGGTCATTGTCTGCGCCATTGAAAACATGGACCCCATGGGTGTTCATACCGGGGATTCCATCACCGTGGCCCCGGCCCAGACATTGACGGATCGGGAATATCAGCTCATGCGGGATGCCTCGATCGCCATTCTGCGGGAAATCGGAGTGGATACGGGAGGCTCCAACGTCCAGTTTGCCGTTAATCCGGAAACCGGGGAGATGCTCGTCATCGAAATGAACCCCCGGGTGTCCCGGAGCTCGGCGCTTGCCTCCAAGGCCACGGGCTTTCCCATTGCCAAGATTGCAGCCAAATTGGCCGTGGGCTACACCCTGGATGAGCTGCCCAATGACATTACCGGCGAGACTGTGGCCGCCTTTGAACCGTCCCTGGACTACTGCGTGGTGAAAATTCCGCGATGGACTTTTGAGAAGTTCCCGGAGGCAGAAGACGTGCTCACCACGTCCATGCGCTCCGTAGGCGAGACCATGGCCATCGGCCGGACGTTTAAAGAGGCGCTTCAAAAATGCCTGCGGTCTTTGGAAATCAATCGTTACGGGTTGGGGGCGGACGGCAAGGATCATCTGGATGCGGAAGCGTTTCCCGAATCGGCCGAAGAGATCGAGCGGCTTTTGGCCCGGCCCACCTCCAATCGGATTTTTTATTTGAGATACGCCCTGCTGGCCGGCATGCCCATAGAAACCATTTATGGGCTTACCGGCATTGATCCGTGGTTTTTGCATCAGCTAAAGCAGATTGTTGACATGGAGGATCGGGTAAAGGAAACCGGCGCCCCCCTGCCGTCCGAATTGCTGGCGCGCGCTAAATCCTTCGGGTTTTCCGACTTTCAGCTGGGGGTATTGAGCGGCACGGATGAGAAAACCATTCGGGATCAGCGCAAGTCTCAAAAAATCCGGCCGGTGTACAAGCTGGTGGATACCTGTGCGGCGGAGTTTGAGGCAGCCACCCCCTATTATTATTCGACCTATGAGCAGGAGAATGAAGCCCGGGTGTCGGCGCGCAAAAAAATTATGATTTTGGGCGGCGGGCCGAACCGGATCGGCCAGGGCATTGAATTTGACTACTGCTGTGTGCATGCCTCTTTTGCCCTAAGGGAGCTGGGGATCGAATCCATTATGGTCAACAGCAACCCGGAAACGGTGAGTACGGACTATGACACATCGGATAAGCTCTACTTTGAGCCGCTGACCCACGAGGATGTCCTTCATATTGTGGAGACTGAAAAACCGGACGGCGTGATCGTCCAGTTCGGCGGCCAGACCCCGCTTAATTTGTCCATCCCGCTGCTTGAATCCGGCGCGCCGGTTATCGGCACGCATCCTAAGAGCATTGCCCGCGCGGAAGACCGCAAACAGTTCCAGGCCATGTTAAATAAACTGGATTTGAAGCAGGCGCCCAATGATACGGCCATGAGTGTGTCTGAGGCCCTTAACGTGGCCGAACGCATTGGGTTTCCCGTGATCGTCCGGCCGTCCTACGTGCTGGGGGGGCGGGCCATGAAAATTGTCTATGACGGGCAAACCCTGGAAAACTTTACCCGCCTGGCGCTGATCGCTTCGCCGGATCACCCGGTATTGATTGACAAATTTTTGGAAGATGCGGTTGAGGTGGATGTGGATGCGGTTTGCGACGGGCGCGAGACCATTATCGGCGGCATCATGGAGCATATTGAGGCCGCAGGCGTCCATTCCGGGGACTCGGCCTGCGTGCTGCCGCCTTATTCATTGACAACCGATGAGATTGAATCCGTGACCGCGGCCACCAAGGCCATGGCTAAAGAATTGGACGTGATCGGGCTGATGAATGTCCAGTATGCCATCAAAGACGGCCATCTGTATGTACTGGAAGTTAATCCCCGGGCCTCGCGTACGATTCCATTTGTCAGCAAGGCCAGCGGTGTGCCCCTGGCCAAAATTGCCACCAAGGTGATGCTCGGCTGGCGCCTTGCAGAGCTTGGATTAACCGCTGAAACCGTGCCTGCCCATATATCGGTCAAGGAAGCGGTCATGCCGTTTGACCGGTTTCCGGACGTGGATACCCTGCTGGGACCGGAGATGAAATCAACGGGTGAAGTGATGGGCATAGACAAAGAGTTCGGGCGGGCCTATGCCAAGGCGCAGATCGGTGCCGGCCAGCACCTGCCGGTTGACGGGGATGTCTTTATCAGCGTCCAGGATTCGGATAAACAGGCGGTGCTGCCGGTGGCCGCCGCATTCCGGGATATCGGTTTTGAGATCATTGCCACGCGCGGCACGTCAGAGTTTTTTTCAAACAACGGAATCGAAAATCGCATGATCAATAAGGTCTCCGTCGGCCGCCCCCATGTGGTGGATGCCATTTTAAACCGGGAGATTCACCTCGTGATCAACACCGGCACCGGGGATGAAACCCGGCGGGACGGATACATGATCCGCCGGGCGGCATTAAAATTCGGCATTCCCTACGCCACGACCATAGCCGGCGCCAAGGCCATGAGCCGCGGCATTGCCGCCTTAAAACAGAAGGCCCTGACCGTGGCCCCGATTCAGAGCTATCACCAGTAG
- the carA gene encoding glutamine-hydrolyzing carbamoyl-phosphate synthase small subunit: protein MTKALLAFEDGRTFECRSFTGHGETGGEVVFNTSMSGYQEVLTDPSYRGQMVVMTYPLIGNYGVNPEDVESDRVQVAAFILREYQEFPSNFRATASLKDYLVSQNILGIHELDTRAITRHIRNAGAMRAVISTRDLDPASLSARAREIPKMEGRDLVSGVSTPIPYFWADRPEPLSAETVVDDTIWRAKSGKYRVVAFDFGVKYNILRCLADVGFEVLVVPAKTKAETVRALAPDGIFLSNGPGDPEPLTDMVETVRALIGFRPMFGICLGIQLIGLALGGRTYKLKFGHHGANQPVQYLATRQVEITSQNHGFVVDPESLDPEIVEITHMNLNDNTLEGFRHRHEPLFAVQYHPEAAPGPHDARYLFEEFAGMMKALKY from the coding sequence ATGACGAAAGCCCTGCTTGCCTTCGAAGACGGCCGAACGTTTGAATGCCGAAGTTTCACCGGACACGGCGAAACCGGGGGGGAGGTCGTGTTTAATACCAGCATGTCCGGCTACCAGGAGGTGCTGACCGACCCTTCCTACCGCGGCCAGATGGTGGTGATGACCTATCCGCTGATCGGCAATTACGGCGTCAATCCGGAAGATGTGGAATCCGACCGCGTCCAGGTAGCTGCCTTTATCCTCCGGGAATACCAGGAATTTCCGAGTAATTTCCGGGCGACCGCGTCCTTAAAGGACTATTTGGTATCTCAGAATATCCTGGGCATTCATGAACTGGACACCCGGGCCATCACCCGGCATATCCGGAATGCCGGTGCCATGCGCGCGGTGATATCCACACGGGATCTGGATCCGGCGTCTCTATCCGCCCGGGCCCGGGAAATTCCCAAAATGGAGGGCCGGGATCTGGTGAGCGGCGTGTCCACACCAATTCCCTATTTCTGGGCCGATCGTCCGGAACCCCTTTCCGCCGAAACGGTTGTCGATGATACGATCTGGCGCGCAAAAAGCGGGAAATACCGGGTGGTGGCTTTCGATTTCGGCGTGAAATACAATATCCTGAGGTGCCTTGCGGATGTGGGGTTTGAGGTGCTGGTGGTGCCGGCGAAAACCAAAGCCGAGACCGTCCGGGCGCTTGCGCCGGACGGTATTTTTTTGTCAAACGGCCCCGGGGACCCGGAGCCGCTGACCGATATGGTTGAAACGGTAAGGGCGTTGATTGGCTTTCGGCCCATGTTCGGCATCTGCTTAGGCATCCAGCTGATCGGCCTGGCGCTTGGCGGGCGGACCTATAAGCTTAAATTCGGCCATCACGGGGCCAACCAGCCGGTGCAGTATCTGGCGACCCGGCAGGTTGAGATTACCTCCCAGAATCACGGGTTTGTGGTGGATCCGGAAAGCCTGGATCCGGAGATTGTGGAGATTACGCATATGAATTTAAACGACAACACCCTGGAAGGCTTCCGGCACCGGCATGAACCGCTGTTTGCCGTCCAATACCACCCGGAAGCCGCCCCCGGCCCCCATGACGCCCGGTATTTGTTTGAGGAATTCGCAGGGATGATGAAAGCACTGAAGTACTAA
- a CDS encoding FAD-dependent oxidoreductase codes for MDHQQYYLVQGREDGVRLESRVLEERIQAALEKGHRYIEVDAYGHHGIGGRLWKAGQEPVHIRVTGHSGQRLGSMGFPSTRIENMGPASDDVGWLNGGADIIVHGHAGNGVANAMAQGRVCVAGSIGARGMTMTKHNPRFSPPELWVLGSAGDYFGEFMAGGIAVICGIEAQTPGNILGYRPLVGMVGGKVFFRGPHGGYSKSDARLTPISESDWEWLAENLQQFLAAIGRMDLYDELSERERWQLIAARTPRDKVVRKIRSMQEFHQSVWNRELGAGGLIGDLTDMDMSPIPVITSGELRRYVPVWANRMYKAPCEAACPTGIPVHDRWRLIRDGRVDEAVDMALAYTPFPATVCGYLCPNLCMNACTKQSVNMPPVDVTQLGKASIEAKTPELPELSEGKVAVIGGGPAGISVAWQLRLRGHEATIYDMSQLLGGKILSVIPESRIPEDIVARELERVRAAIPHVNLQQKLSRDDIEQLKAEVDYVVVATGAQTPKTLPVAGNERMIPANDFLARAKAGAIDPGKRVVVIGAGNVGCDVAVEANRLGAESIQLIDVQKPAAFGREKQHAEAAGAEFRWPCYTKEITDDGVYLDTGELLPADTVVVAIGDMPDLSFLPDTVKAKKGYATVNEYYQTTDPKIFAIGDMVAPGLLTDAIGAGRKAAAVIADILEGKRPEQMVKPVSDKHQGFVDPQLSESHTIHRAAWDFREVIDKHRVKLEYFDPRITEYHDMNACGSECASCGACRDCGICEAVCPQAAISRAAKENGDYEYVVDPERCIGCGFCAGACPCGVWEIVENTPL; via the coding sequence GTGGATCATCAGCAATATTATCTTGTGCAAGGCAGGGAAGACGGTGTTCGGCTCGAATCCCGCGTATTGGAAGAGCGGATTCAGGCAGCGCTTGAAAAAGGCCATCGCTACATCGAGGTGGATGCCTACGGGCATCACGGTATCGGCGGGCGTTTATGGAAGGCGGGTCAAGAGCCGGTCCATATCCGCGTGACCGGTCATTCCGGCCAGCGGCTGGGATCCATGGGCTTTCCCAGCACCCGGATCGAGAACATGGGGCCGGCATCCGATGATGTTGGCTGGCTAAACGGCGGAGCGGATATTATTGTGCACGGCCATGCGGGAAACGGCGTGGCCAATGCCATGGCCCAGGGCCGGGTGTGCGTGGCCGGCTCCATCGGGGCCCGGGGCATGACCATGACCAAGCACAATCCGCGGTTTTCCCCGCCGGAACTCTGGGTGCTGGGCTCTGCCGGGGATTACTTCGGCGAGTTCATGGCCGGCGGCATCGCGGTTATCTGCGGCATTGAGGCGCAGACGCCGGGGAATATTCTGGGTTACCGGCCGCTTGTCGGCATGGTCGGGGGCAAGGTATTTTTCCGCGGCCCGCACGGCGGATACAGCAAAAGTGACGCCCGCCTGACGCCTATCAGCGAGTCGGACTGGGAATGGCTTGCGGAAAATTTGCAGCAGTTTCTGGCTGCGATCGGTCGCATGGATCTCTATGATGAGCTCTCCGAGCGTGAGCGCTGGCAGCTGATCGCCGCCCGTACGCCCCGGGACAAGGTGGTGCGAAAAATAAGGTCCATGCAGGAATTCCACCAGTCTGTCTGGAACCGGGAGCTTGGCGCCGGCGGTCTGATCGGCGATTTGACTGACATGGACATGAGCCCGATACCGGTAATTACTTCGGGTGAGCTTCGGCGCTATGTGCCGGTATGGGCCAACCGCATGTATAAAGCGCCTTGCGAAGCCGCCTGCCCGACGGGCATTCCGGTTCATGACCGCTGGCGCCTGATCCGCGATGGCCGGGTGGACGAGGCCGTTGATATGGCGCTTGCCTATACCCCGTTTCCGGCAACCGTTTGCGGCTATCTGTGCCCCAATCTGTGCATGAACGCCTGCACCAAGCAGTCTGTGAATATGCCGCCGGTTGATGTCACCCAGCTGGGAAAAGCCAGCATCGAGGCCAAAACGCCCGAGCTGCCGGAACTTTCAGAAGGTAAAGTGGCGGTGATCGGCGGCGGCCCGGCGGGCATTTCCGTGGCCTGGCAGCTGAGGCTTCGGGGGCATGAGGCCACCATTTATGATATGTCCCAGCTTTTGGGCGGAAAAATTCTTTCGGTGATCCCGGAGAGCCGGATTCCCGAAGACATCGTGGCCAGGGAGCTGGAGCGGGTAAGAGCGGCCATCCCGCATGTGAATCTGCAGCAGAAGCTTTCCCGGGATGATATTGAGCAGCTTAAAGCCGAGGTGGATTATGTGGTGGTCGCCACCGGCGCGCAAACGCCGAAAACCCTGCCGGTTGCCGGCAATGAACGGATGATTCCGGCAAACGATTTTCTGGCCCGGGCCAAAGCCGGCGCGATTGATCCCGGTAAACGGGTGGTGGTGATCGGCGCGGGCAATGTGGGCTGTGACGTGGCAGTGGAGGCCAACCGGCTGGGGGCGGAATCGATCCAGTTGATTGACGTGCAGAAGCCGGCTGCCTTTGGCAGGGAAAAACAACACGCCGAGGCCGCGGGGGCAGAGTTCCGCTGGCCCTGCTATACAAAGGAAATCACCGATGACGGGGTCTATCTGGATACCGGTGAATTGCTGCCGGCGGATACGGTGGTGGTTGCCATCGGGGACATGCCGGATTTGTCGTTTCTGCCGGATACGGTGAAGGCCAAAAAAGGCTATGCGACGGTCAATGAATATTACCAGACAACAGATCCGAAGATATTTGCCATCGGCGACATGGTGGCCCCGGGCCTGTTAACCGATGCCATCGGCGCGGGCCGAAAGGCGGCGGCCGTTATTGCCGACATACTGGAAGGCAAGCGGCCCGAGCAGATGGTCAAGCCGGTTTCGGATAAGCACCAGGGGTTTGTCGATCCACAGCTGTCCGAATCTCACACCATCCACCGGGCGGCCTGGGACTTTCGGGAGGTGATTGACAAACACCGCGTCAAATTGGAATATTTTGACCCCCGGATTACCGAATATCATGACATGAATGCATGCGGCAGCGAGTGTGCCTCATGCGGCGCGTGCCGGGATTGCGGAATTTGCGAAGCGGTCTGTCCGCAGGCGGCAATCAGCCGGGCGGCAAAGGAAAACGGGGATTATGAGTATGTGGTGGACCCTGAGCGCTGTATCGGCTGCGGCTTCTGCGCCGGCGCCTGCCCGTGCGGCGTCTGGGAGATAGTGGAGAATACGCCGCTTTAG
- a CDS encoding glutamate synthase-related protein, translating to MSSNGKIIPSSLSTKDLPWQIAWSKEKCTLCGKCTAVCPVHAIELGVFRKRIVDVEMGLNAKPGNVFKTYYGIRQRTSPAYHCVGCGMCTMVCPNDAIMPMHSDEAEKLSFHINQGGEPERRGGRRNVPGGVLDRIKFTRISMLTDPALDAGRHQFEMRSLLGRVLPPEENIRMIRERGWIPPVREIYPLIIGGMSFGALSPPMWEGLQMGVAYLNEELGMPVRISTGEGGCPPRLLRSRFLRYVILQIASGYFGWDEIIHAIPEMKVDPCAIEIKYGQGAKPGDGGLLMWYKVNQLISAIRGVPQGVSLPSPPTHQTKYSIEEAVAKMIQSMSMAWGFRVPVYPKISATSTALAVLNNLTRNPYAAGLAIDGEDGGTGAAYNVSMNHMGHPIASCLRDCYLNLVSVGQQNEIPLFAGGGIGKNGNLAANAAALIMLGASGVQVGKYVMQAAAGCLGSETGRCNICNIGQCPKGITSQDPRLYRRLDPDDVARRVVDMYVSFDTELRKIVAPLGRSTSLPIGMSDALGVDDKATAERLQIKYVV from the coding sequence ATGTCATCAAATGGAAAAATTATCCCTTCTTCATTAAGCACCAAGGATCTGCCCTGGCAGATTGCCTGGAGCAAGGAAAAATGTACCTTGTGCGGAAAGTGCACGGCCGTTTGCCCGGTGCACGCCATTGAACTCGGCGTCTTTCGAAAGCGGATCGTGGACGTGGAAATGGGCCTTAATGCCAAGCCGGGCAATGTCTTCAAAACCTACTACGGGATCCGCCAGCGCACCTCGCCCGCCTATCATTGCGTGGGCTGCGGCATGTGCACCATGGTCTGCCCCAATGACGCGATTATGCCGATGCACTCCGATGAAGCGGAAAAACTCTCGTTTCACATCAACCAGGGCGGCGAGCCGGAGCGCCGCGGCGGCCGGAGAAATGTTCCCGGCGGGGTGCTGGACCGGATCAAGTTCACCCGGATCTCCATGTTAACCGATCCGGCCCTGGATGCCGGCCGGCACCAATTTGAGATGCGAAGCCTCCTGGGCCGGGTTCTGCCGCCTGAGGAGAATATCCGCATGATCCGGGAGCGCGGCTGGATTCCCCCGGTACGCGAGATTTACCCGCTGATCATCGGCGGGATGTCATTCGGCGCCCTCTCGCCCCCCATGTGGGAGGGGCTCCAGATGGGGGTAGCCTATTTAAACGAGGAACTGGGCATGCCGGTTCGGATCAGCACCGGGGAAGGCGGTTGCCCGCCGCGGCTTTTGCGCTCGCGTTTTCTGCGGTATGTGATCCTGCAGATCGCCTCCGGCTACTTCGGGTGGGATGAGATCATTCATGCGATTCCCGAGATGAAGGTGGACCCCTGCGCCATTGAGATCAAGTACGGCCAGGGGGCAAAGCCCGGCGACGGCGGGCTTTTGATGTGGTACAAGGTCAACCAGCTGATTTCGGCTATCCGAGGCGTCCCGCAGGGGGTGAGTCTCCCGAGTCCCCCGACGCATCAGACTAAGTATTCCATCGAGGAGGCGGTGGCCAAGATGATCCAGTCCATGTCCATGGCCTGGGGATTCCGGGTGCCGGTGTATCCAAAGATATCCGCCACATCCACCGCCCTTGCCGTATTAAACAACCTGACCCGAAATCCCTATGCGGCCGGCCTTGCCATTGACGGCGAGGACGGCGGTACGGGCGCGGCCTACAACGTGTCCATGAATCACATGGGCCATCCCATCGCCTCCTGTTTGCGCGACTGCTATTTGAACCTGGTTTCCGTTGGCCAGCAGAATGAAATCCCGCTGTTTGCCGGCGGCGGTATCGGCAAAAACGGCAATCTCGCCGCCAATGCCGCAGCGCTGATTATGCTGGGGGCAAGCGGGGTTCAGGTGGGCAAATACGTGATGCAGGCGGCTGCCGGGTGCCTGGGCTCTGAAACCGGCCGCTGCAATATCTGCAACATCGGTCAGTGCCCCAAGGGGATTACCTCCCAGGATCCCCGGCTTTACCGGCGCCTGGACCCCGATGATGTGGCCCGGCGGGTGGTGGATATGTATGTGAGTTTTGATACGGAGCTTCGAAAAATCGTGGCCCCGCTCGGCCGTTCCACCTCGCTTCCCATCGGTATGTCCGATGCGCTGGGGGTTGATGATAAGGCGACCGCAGAGCGGCTTCAGATTAAATATGTGGTGTAG
- a CDS encoding glutamate synthase, whose protein sequence is MCRLFGLTSEAPVSPMVALNALDVMREGHDGSGVGLFLRDLGGPFEDMKDAPILSGIFTEAGLKRLDSFMIDIGFLTKYKITIKVPKVPPPGVPKRDIYLIRAYEYPDEWESLSDAEKHSRLLDIRLKLQAMGREKHDMIVFSFWPDTIMIKEIGDPLTVGNYLELSNEKLNSRIIMAQGRQNTNYAIDLYACHPFFIQGFSTMTNGENTAFVPIREYLMSRGVSGYSGFYSDSEVFVHILHYIHTRLGLNIEAYKHIITPLQDDHLEDHPDGMFLKHMKKSCRKLIIDGPNCIIGVMPDNTMFMAQDRKKLRPGVVGGRPGMYVFSSEICGLDAVLPDRDKQADFQPMHMDTVVVSPDHQEAKICHQMEKLSLLH, encoded by the coding sequence ATGTGTCGACTGTTCGGTCTAACCAGTGAAGCGCCGGTATCGCCCATGGTCGCCTTAAATGCACTGGACGTGATGCGCGAGGGCCATGACGGCTCGGGGGTGGGGCTTTTTCTCCGGGACCTGGGCGGACCGTTTGAAGATATGAAGGATGCCCCCATTCTATCCGGTATTTTCACCGAGGCGGGCTTGAAGCGCCTGGACAGCTTTATGATCGATATCGGGTTTTTGACCAAGTATAAAATCACCATCAAAGTGCCGAAAGTTCCCCCGCCCGGTGTGCCCAAGCGGGATATTTATCTGATCCGCGCCTATGAATACCCGGATGAATGGGAGAGCTTAAGCGATGCGGAAAAGCACAGCCGCCTCCTGGATATCCGCTTAAAGCTCCAGGCCATGGGGCGGGAGAAGCATGATATGATTGTCTTTTCTTTCTGGCCGGATACGATTATGATCAAGGAAATCGGCGATCCCTTAACCGTGGGCAACTACCTGGAGCTTTCCAACGAGAAATTAAACTCCCGGATCATTATGGCCCAGGGCCGGCAGAACACCAACTACGCCATTGACCTGTATGCCTGCCACCCGTTTTTCATCCAGGGGTTTTCCACCATGACAAACGGGGAGAACACGGCGTTTGTGCCCATCCGGGAATATCTCATGAGCCGGGGCGTTTCCGGCTATAGCGGGTTTTATTCGGATTCCGAGGTGTTTGTGCATATTCTGCACTACATTCACACGCGGCTGGGCTTGAATATCGAAGCCTACAAGCACATTATCACCCCGCTTCAGGACGATCACCTGGAGGATCATCCGGACGGGATGTTTTTAAAGCACATGAAAAAAAGCTGCCGCAAACTGATCATCGACGGTCCGAACTGTATCATCGGGGTGATGCCGGACAACACCATGTTCATGGCCCAGGACAGAAAAAAACTGCGGCCCGGCGTCGTGGGCGGCCGTCCCGGCATGTATGTATTCTCCTCCGAAATATGCGGTCTGGACGCGGTGCTGCCGGACCGGGACAAACAAGCCGATTTTCAGCCCATGCATATGGATACGGTGGTTGTCAGCCCGGATCATCAAGAGGCCAAGATATGTCATCAAATGGAAAAATTATCCCTTCTTCATTAA
- a CDS encoding 30S ribosomal protein THX → MGKGDIRSKRGKIYRGTFGKTRPKKKKKKSE, encoded by the coding sequence ATGGGTAAAGGCGACATCCGCAGCAAAAGAGGCAAAATTTACCGCGGCACCTTTGGCAAGACGCGCCCCAAAAAGAAGAAAAAGAAGTCCGAATAG